From the genome of Neomonachus schauinslandi chromosome 5, ASM220157v2, whole genome shotgun sequence, one region includes:
- the GNB2 gene encoding guanine nucleotide-binding protein G(I)/G(S)/G(T) subunit beta-2 — protein sequence MSELEQLRQEAEQLRNQIRDARKACGDSTLTQITAGLDPVGRIQMRTRRTLRGHLAKIYAMHWGTDSRLLVSASQDGKLIIWDSYTTNKVHAIPLRSSWVMTCAYAPSGNFVACGGLDNICSIYSLKTREGNVRVSRELPGHTGYLSCCRFLDDNQIITSSGDTTCALWDIETGQQTVGFAGHSGDVMSLSLAPDGRTFVSGACDASIKLWDVRDSMCRQTFIGHESDINAVAFFPNGYAFTTGSDDATCRLFDLRADQELLMYSHDNIICGITSVAFSRSGRLLLAGYDDFNCNIWDAMKGDRAGVLAGHDNRVSCLGVTDDGMAVATGSWDSFLKIWN from the exons ATGAGTGAGCTGGAGCAACTGAGACAGGAGGCTGAGCAGCTCCGGAACCAGATCCGG GATGCCCGAAAAGCATGTGGGGATTCAACACTGACCCAG ATCACAGCTGGGCTGGACCCAGTGGGGAGAATCCAGATGAGGACACGGAGGACCCTCCGTGGGCACCTGGCAAAAATCTATGCCATGCACTGGGGGACAGactcaag GCTGCTGGTCAGCGCCTCCCAGGACGGGAAGCTCATCATTTGGGACAGCTATACCACCAACAAG GTCCATGCCATCCCTCTGCGCTCCTCCTGGGTCATGACCTGTGCCTATGCGCCCTCAGGGAACTTTGTGGCCTGTGGAGGGCTGGACAACATCTGCTCCATCTACAGCCTCAAGACCCGCGAGGGCAATGTCCGGGTCAGCCGGGAGCTGCCTGGCCACACCG GGTACCTGTCGTGCTGCCGCTTCCTGGATGACAACCAAATTATCACCAGCTCCGGGGACACCACCTG TGCCCTGTGGGACATTGAGACAGGCCAGCAGACAGTGGGTTTTGCTGGGCACAGTGGAGATGTGATGTCCCTGTCACTGGCCCCTGATGGCCGCACCTTTGTGTCCGGTGCCTGTGACGCCTCCATCAAGCTGTGGGACGTGCGGGATTCCATGTGCCGACAGACCTTCATCGGCCACGAGTCGGACATCAATGCCGTGGCG TTCTTCCCCAATGGCTACGCCTTCACCACGGGCTCAGACGACGCGACGTGCCGCCTCTTCGACCTGCGGGCTGACCAGGAGCTGCTCATGTACTCCCACGACAACATCATCTGCGGCATCACCTCCGTGGCCTTCTCCCGCAGCGGCCGGCTGCTGCTCGCCGGCTACGACGACTTCAACTGCAACATCTGGGACGCCATGAAGGGCGACCGCGCAG GTGTCCTCGCCGGCCACGACAACCGTGTGAGCTGCCTTGGGGTCACTGATGATGGCATGGCTGTGGCCACAGGCTCCTGGGACTCCTTCCTCAAGATCTGGAACTAA